CGGGCATCGTCTGCCACCATCCCACCTCCCGGGCGCCATTTTGGGCCCCGGGGGGCCGGCGCGGCAAGACACATGTTTGGTGGGGCCTACAGCCTCAGGCCCGTCTCCCTGGCGCACACTCCCAGGAAGCGCATGGCGTCTTCCGCCTGAGGCTCTCCCCAGTTTAGGCCGAGCCGCGAGCCCTCCTGCCAGAGGGAAAGGGCAAGTTCCAGGAGCAGCGGCGCCCGGGAGATTGCCCGGGTCCGCCAGCCGGGTCCGGCCCTGGCGGGGGTCAGCCTGCCTGCTTCTTGGGCCAGGGCGGCGGTGCGGGCCACGTTGCAGGCGAGGAGTTGCTCGAGCAGGAAGCGCTCGAGTCTCTCCGCGGCCCGGGCAAGCCTGTCCGCCCAGCGCCAGAGAGTCTGCCAGTTTATCTCGAAGGCCGCGGCGGCCCGGCGGTAGCTCCCAAGCTGGCGGTAGGCCAATATCGCCTCCTGCCTGAGGACCCAGGGGTAGGGGGACCGGGGCGGCAGGAACCGGGGCCTGAGGTTCCGCACCGACCCGCAGGCCGGGCACCGCAGGTAGAGCACCGGGACGAGCTCCGACCAGAACCCCACGGCCACGTAGCAGTGCTCCACCTTGTGGCGGTGGCGGAAGTGGTGGCCGCAGTGGCAGGGACGATACTCAGGCGGAGGTCCGCGGGAAATCGAGGCTATGTACGAACACAGGATTGCTTTGACAGCAGCCTTCAGGTGCGTTACTCTTTTCATGCACTGTTGCGTGGGCGAAGGTCTCCGGGCTCAATTGGCGGTTGGCCGGAGGCCTTCGCTTTCTCGCATCACCCCTTAATGCCTTCTCAAGGGAGGGACAAACATCCTACTGCCTCCCCTACAAAGAGGTCAGCCAATCTGAGAAATTCCTCCTAAATCCTGGCCAAATAATGTTAGCCGCTACACGAACCCCTGCCGCCGCGGTTCGGGGACGGCTTGTTTCGCGCCGCACCGTCGCCCGAACCCACGGAGCAGGGCTCAACCACGCATCTCGGCCAGCTCACACCCGCGCGAGGCCGTACAGCCTCGTAGCACCCCTGCTCCGCCCATCCAGCGCCGGAGAACAAACTCCCCCTACGCGTTCGCGGGAACTTGAACGCCAGCCGGCGCCCAAATTAACCCCCACCGGGCCCTGCCACGAAGCCCCGGTCACGCGGGATGCGTGGCACGCCTGACACCCACTGGGGACGTCTGGCTCAAGAGGGCGTTTACTCCAGCAGCCGCGCGCTGCGGGTCCCGCCTCTCATCCCCACGCGAACGCGAATCCCCTCGCTGCGGCAGATCCGCCGCCAGCACGAACACCTTCCTGCCATAGCGCACCGCGGGAAGCTTCCCCTGGCGAATCCACCTGTGAACCGTCTCCGGATGGCACCCTAGCTCCGCGGCCGCCCGCGCCACTGTCAGAAGTCCCCGTTTTTCCGCAAGCTCCTTCCATGCCCCTCTCAAGATCCGACCACCCGACCCCACTACAAAAAGCAGGTGACGCACGCGCATCACCCGGACCCAAAGGAGGGGGGTATCCAGCGAGATACGTGCTCGCCTGGCAGCTTAATCATACGGCTGCATGGTTACAACAGTGTTACGGGAAAGTGGCACCATCACGACACGCGTTGACCCTCCCCCGCATGATCTACCATCCTCAGAGAATCCCCCCGCCCGCCCCCGCCCTGGCAGTAGCGGCGGCTGGACGCAACAGGCGCCCGGGAAAAGACACCCAACCGCAGAAACATGCAACAAGCTTCCTTCCGAGCCGCATCGGGCGCTACGCCTGTCCCGCCGCCGGATCCCGGTGCACGGTGAGGAGAACCCCGCACGGCAATCTAACCGCCCCCCCGCATATTCCCCCTTAAATCTGAGCCAGTTTTCCCGCTGAAAACTGAGCCACCCTCCCAGGGAAATTCCCTCCGATCTGGAAATGGGTTAGGCCGGATCGGAGGTGACGGGGAGGGTGATATCAGTGGAAGCGTGGACCACCATTCGGTACCTGCATGCGCGGGGCCTGAGCCAGCGTGCCATCGCACGGGAGCTGGGCGTATCCCGGAACACCGTGGCCAGGGCGCTGGTCTTGGACAGCCCGCCGAAGTATGCGCGCAGGAAGCAGCCGGTCAACCCTGGCCTGGCGCCCTTCGAGGAGCAGATCAGGGAAATGCTCTTCGACAAAAAGTTCCGGGGGAGCCGCATCCTGCGGGAACTGCGGAAGCTGGGATTCGAAGGCTCCAAGTCCGCCTTCTACCGGTACCTGGAGAAGCTGCGCGAGAACCAGGCGTCGGCCCGAGCCAGCATGAGATTCGAGACGCCCCCCGGAGAGCAGGGCCAGTTCGACTGGTCCCCCTACACCATCCCGCTCGGAACAATGCTCTGCCGGGTAGTAGTGTTCTCCCTGACCCTGGGCTACAGCCGCCGCAAGTACCTTACGGCCAGCCTGGACGAGACGCAGGCGTCCGTGTTCGAGGCGCTGGAGGATGCCCTGTGGTTCTTCGGGGGCAGCCCCAAGGTGCTGGTGGTGGACAACGACCGGACCATGGTGGACAGTTGCAGGCCGAACGATTTCCGGTGGAACCGCTTGTTTCTTGAACTGTGCGGACACTACCGCATCCAGCCCGTGGCTTGCGCCCCGGGAAACGCCCGGGCGAAGGGCTTTGCTTCATACTGCACCCTCTTCTCTCGTTGCGGGTGTACTTTTTCTGCGCCGCAGTTTCCACTTACCTTTCACGGGCGCGTCCTCCCCAGGCGGCTCGTAGAGGTACTGATCCTTGTCGTTGTACGCGTGAGCACGCAGCAGCCCGTGGCGGCGCCAAGCCTTCACCGTGCTGCTGCTAACGCCCAGGGCGGCGGCCATCTCCTTCAACGTTAGCAGACCCCTGTCCCGCAGGCGGCTGTACGTATCCTTGAGACCGTACGCCAACCTCACTTTGCGCACCATCAGCCGGTCAAATCGGTTGCCGTGCCCGGAGCGGAGCCCTCGTTCGTTCAGGATCAGAGCGGCCTCACCATCGGTGTAATCGTCCAGTAGCCGGTCGATTTCCGCAACGACGGCGGGGTCAGTTTGATACAGTTGCCAGGCCGAAGGCGGCAGCGGCAGGGTCAGGGTGCGGCTGGCTCCGCCTTTGAAGCGTACGTGGGCAGTGATGTTCTCCTTCTTGAGCAGGGTGACGTCCTCGATGATCAGGCGCACCATTCTCTTGCGATCCCGGTCGGAGGTACGGGGGTCCCGCCACAGGCGGGGGAAGTCGGTGGCCAGCGCCAGGATGCGGCCACGCTCCTCCTCGTCCACGA
The sequence above is drawn from the Bacillota bacterium genome and encodes:
- a CDS encoding helix-turn-helix domain-containing protein, which gives rise to MRVRHLLFVVGSGGRILRGAWKELAEKRGLLTVARAAAELGCHPETVHRWIRQGKLPAVRYGRKVFVLAADLPQRGDSRSRGDERRDPQRAAAGVNALLSQTSPVGVRRATHPA